A section of the Streptomyces sp. SCL15-4 genome encodes:
- a CDS encoding cell division protein SepF has protein sequence MGSVRKASAWLGLVDDNDDERYYDDDYSEGTESGAAWVTDPRVRVATDTAEEKGRRIGTVTPDSFRDARAIGELFRDGVPVIMNLTNMEPGDAKRVVDFAAGLIFGLRGSIDRVSNRVFLLTPADTEIISGEASAHRSDGFFNQS, from the coding sequence ATGGGATCGGTACGCAAGGCGAGTGCATGGCTCGGCCTCGTCGACGACAACGATGACGAGCGCTATTACGACGACGACTACTCCGAGGGCACCGAGTCCGGGGCCGCCTGGGTCACCGACCCGCGCGTGCGGGTGGCCACGGACACCGCCGAGGAGAAGGGCCGCCGGATCGGCACGGTGACCCCGGACAGCTTCCGGGACGCCCGCGCGATCGGCGAACTGTTCCGGGACGGCGTCCCGGTCATCATGAACCTCACCAACATGGAGCCCGGCGACGCCAAGCGGGTCGTGGACTTCGCGGCCGGGCTCATCTTCGGGCTGCGCGGCTCGATCGACCGCGTGTCCAACCGGGTGTTCCTGCTCACCCCGGCCGACACGGAGATCATCAGCGGCGAGGCGTCCGCGCACCGCTCCGACGGCTTCTTCAACCAGAGCTGA
- a CDS encoding ABC transporter substrate-binding protein, protein MRTPIFRHVIPFTAITSAALLLTACGSGSGDTDGAGASGVAAKNAGIPTTDVVSAIREDPAAAKLLPAGTTGLTVAVSVGGTPPGTAYLSDGKTLTGQDVDFTRAVARVLGIKLKVEQASFDAILPALDSGKYDFGASNFGVTDERRKTIDFVTYINDGQGFATRKDSKLTKITDLKQLCGLNVATGAGTTFEATLERSRHVCSDAGEKAYQVQTYGEQSALWSSLQQGRSDVVMSTINGLRYAVAHQDGLKFLNEYHRLDVGFAFKKGSELAPAFRAAVNKLLSDGSYERILKKWGTTGSAIEESRISPPEQKN, encoded by the coding sequence ATGCGTACGCCCATTTTTCGGCATGTCATACCCTTTACCGCCATCACCTCGGCCGCCCTGCTGCTCACCGCCTGCGGTTCCGGCTCCGGTGACACGGACGGTGCGGGTGCCTCCGGAGTAGCGGCCAAGAACGCCGGGATTCCCACCACGGACGTCGTCTCCGCCATCCGCGAGGACCCGGCGGCGGCGAAGCTGCTGCCCGCCGGCACCACCGGCCTCACCGTCGCGGTCAGCGTCGGCGGCACCCCGCCCGGCACCGCCTACCTGAGCGACGGCAAGACCCTGACCGGCCAGGACGTCGACTTCACCCGGGCGGTGGCCCGGGTGCTCGGCATCAAGCTGAAGGTGGAGCAGGCGAGCTTCGACGCGATTCTGCCCGCCCTGGACAGCGGCAAGTACGACTTCGGCGCGAGCAACTTCGGCGTCACCGACGAGCGCCGCAAGACCATCGACTTCGTCACCTACATCAACGACGGCCAGGGCTTCGCCACCCGCAAGGACAGCAAGCTGACGAAGATCACCGACCTGAAGCAGCTGTGCGGCCTGAACGTGGCGACGGGCGCCGGCACCACCTTCGAGGCCACGCTGGAGCGGAGCAGGCACGTGTGCTCCGACGCGGGCGAGAAGGCGTACCAGGTGCAGACCTACGGCGAGCAGAGCGCGCTGTGGTCCTCGCTCCAGCAGGGCCGCAGCGATGTGGTGATGTCAACGATCAACGGCCTGCGCTACGCCGTCGCCCATCAGGATGGTCTGAAGTTCCTCAACGAGTACCACCGCCTGGACGTCGGCTTCGCCTTCAAGAAGGGGTCCGAGCTGGCGCCGGCCTTCCGGGCGGCCGTCAACAAGCTGCTCTCCGACGGCTCCTACGAGCGGATTCTCAAGAAGTGGGGGACGACCGGCTCGGCGATCGAGGAGTCCCGCATCAGCCCGCCGGAACAGAAGAACTGA
- a CDS encoding acyl-CoA dehydrogenase family protein — protein sequence MSASAKLPAFDAADPLGIDDLLEPEDLAIRDTVRGWAADRVLPYVADWYEKGELPGIRDLARELGSLGALGMSLTGYGCAGASAVQYGLACLELEAADSGIRSLVSVQGSLAMYAIHRFGSEEQKRQWLPRMAAGEVIGCFGLTEPDHGSDPASMRTHAKRDGEDWVLSGRKMWITNGSVAGVAVVWAQTEEGIRGFVVPTDSPGFSAPEIKHKWSLRASVTSELVLDDVRLPGTAVLPEVTGLRGPLSCLSHARYGIVWGAMGAARSSFEAALDYARTREQFGRPIGGFQLTQAKLADMAVELHKGILLAHHLGRRMDAGRLRPEQVSFGKLNNVREAIEICRTARTILGANGISLEYPVMRHATNLESVLTYEGTVEMHQLVLGKALTGLDAFR from the coding sequence ATGTCCGCGTCCGCGAAGCTGCCCGCGTTCGATGCCGCCGACCCGCTCGGCATCGACGATCTGCTGGAACCGGAGGACCTGGCGATCCGGGACACGGTCCGCGGCTGGGCGGCCGACCGCGTCCTGCCGTACGTCGCCGACTGGTACGAGAAGGGCGAGCTGCCCGGCATCCGGGACCTCGCCCGCGAACTCGGCTCCCTCGGCGCGCTCGGCATGTCGCTCACCGGATACGGCTGCGCGGGCGCGAGCGCCGTGCAGTACGGCCTGGCCTGCCTGGAGCTGGAGGCGGCCGACTCGGGCATCCGGTCGCTGGTCTCCGTGCAGGGCTCGCTCGCGATGTACGCCATCCACCGGTTCGGCAGCGAGGAGCAGAAGCGGCAGTGGCTGCCGCGCATGGCGGCCGGCGAGGTGATCGGCTGCTTCGGGCTGACCGAGCCCGACCACGGCTCCGACCCCGCCTCGATGCGCACCCACGCCAAGCGCGACGGCGAGGACTGGGTCCTCAGCGGCCGCAAGATGTGGATCACCAACGGCTCGGTCGCCGGGGTGGCCGTGGTCTGGGCGCAGACCGAGGAGGGCATCCGCGGCTTCGTCGTGCCCACCGACAGCCCCGGCTTCTCGGCGCCGGAGATCAAGCACAAGTGGTCCCTGCGCGCCTCGGTCACCAGCGAACTGGTCCTGGACGACGTACGGCTGCCCGGCACCGCCGTGCTGCCGGAGGTCACCGGGCTGCGCGGACCGCTCAGCTGTCTCTCGCACGCCCGCTACGGCATCGTCTGGGGCGCGATGGGCGCCGCGCGCAGCAGCTTCGAGGCGGCCCTGGACTACGCGCGGACCCGGGAGCAGTTCGGGCGGCCCATCGGCGGCTTCCAGCTCACCCAGGCCAAGCTCGCCGACATGGCGGTGGAGCTGCACAAGGGGATTCTGCTCGCCCACCATCTGGGGCGGCGGATGGACGCCGGCCGGCTGCGGCCGGAACAGGTCAGCTTCGGAAAACTCAACAACGTCCGCGAGGCCATCGAGATCTGCCGTACGGCGCGGACGATCCTCGGTGCCAACGGGATCTCCCTGGAGTACCCGGTGATGCGGCACGCGACCAATCTGGAGTCGGTGCTCACGTACGAGGGCACCGTCGAGATGCACCAGCTGGTGCTGGGCAAGGCGCTCACCGGGCTGGACGCCTTCCGGTGA
- a CDS encoding amino acid ABC transporter permease: protein MSSDTLAKVPAASQTPEPDDVPRIVPQRRYGQWTAAAAVLVLLGFAVNSVLRNKAFQWDVVAEYFTSDAILRGLWLTLWLTAVVMALGFALGTLLAAFRLSANPVLRAVSWGYVWLFRSIPILVQLLLWFNIGALYPQVFGVKTVNLLSPVAVAIVGLTLHEAAYAAEVVRGGILSVDRGQIEAAQALGLGRGRRWWRIVLPQAMRSIVPPAANMLVGTLKGTSIVSIIAVNDLLFSAQLVYHRTYQVIPLLMVATLWYAVVTSLLGIGQYYVEKRYARGTEKTR, encoded by the coding sequence ATGTCATCCGACACCCTCGCCAAAGTCCCCGCCGCATCCCAGACCCCCGAGCCCGACGACGTCCCGCGGATCGTCCCGCAGCGCCGCTACGGCCAGTGGACGGCCGCCGCCGCCGTCCTCGTGCTGCTCGGGTTCGCCGTCAACTCCGTCCTGCGCAACAAGGCGTTCCAGTGGGACGTCGTCGCCGAGTACTTCACCTCGGACGCCATCCTGCGCGGGCTGTGGCTCACGCTGTGGCTGACCGCCGTGGTGATGGCCCTCGGCTTCGCCCTCGGCACCCTGCTCGCCGCGTTCCGGCTGTCCGCCAACCCGGTGCTGCGCGCGGTCAGCTGGGGCTACGTCTGGCTGTTCCGGTCCATCCCGATCCTGGTGCAGCTGCTGCTGTGGTTCAACATCGGGGCGCTGTACCCGCAGGTGTTCGGCGTGAAGACCGTCAACCTGCTCAGCCCGGTCGCCGTCGCGATCGTCGGCCTCACCCTGCACGAGGCCGCCTACGCCGCCGAGGTCGTCCGCGGCGGCATCCTCTCCGTCGACCGCGGGCAGATCGAGGCCGCCCAGGCGCTCGGTCTCGGCCGCGGGCGGCGCTGGTGGCGAATCGTTCTGCCACAGGCGATGCGCTCCATCGTGCCGCCCGCCGCCAACATGCTGGTCGGCACCCTCAAGGGCACCTCGATCGTCAGCATCATCGCCGTCAACGACCTGCTGTTCTCCGCCCAGTTGGTCTACCACCGCACCTACCAGGTGATCCCGCTGCTGATGGTCGCCACCCTCTGGTACGCCGTGGTCACCTCGCTGCTCGGCATCGGCCAGTACTACGTCGAGAAGCGCTACGCGCGCGGCACGGAGAAGACCCGATGA